Proteins from a genomic interval of Rubinisphaera italica:
- a CDS encoding sulfatase-like hydrolase/transferase → MTISAYLKFTSLLTIAFFFHANIDNSFAAEQPPNIVFILSDDQAWTDYGFMGNAEVKTPHLDRLSEQSLVFERGYVAAPLCRPSLASMLTGLYPFQHGITGNDVDGKNKRAELDRPVRQAFHQFPSFVKLLSENGYLAHQSGKWWEGAWEDGGFTHGMTHGDPKRGGRHGDEGLKIGRTSMEPVTDFIDMATAQKKLFLIWYAPFLPHTPHNPPRRILEKYMQAGHEPDVSKYYAMCEWFDETCGELLNHLEETGQTQNTIVIYICDNGWAAASTNANDPNQKLWSQYAQRSKGSPYDLGVRTPIMISWPGHVKPAHVQDLAHAIDIFPTIAAATGLNPPPSLPGINLLDEKRRSDRNTVFGVCNSVHNMSPGHPDETLQYLWCVHEDWKLLVRFEGKDTTQYRNLHIWDQSPVRLYNLKDDPHEENDLSSSHPEIVQQLKSKIHNWHPVEE, encoded by the coding sequence ATGACAATTTCAGCTTACCTCAAATTCACTTCGCTGTTAACAATCGCATTTTTCTTTCATGCAAACATCGATAACTCATTCGCCGCTGAGCAACCCCCCAATATTGTATTTATCCTGAGTGATGATCAGGCGTGGACAGATTATGGTTTCATGGGGAATGCAGAAGTCAAAACGCCTCATCTCGACAGGTTGTCTGAACAAAGTCTCGTATTCGAGCGAGGCTACGTTGCTGCACCACTGTGTCGTCCCTCACTGGCATCAATGTTGACAGGACTCTATCCGTTTCAGCATGGGATTACAGGCAATGATGTTGATGGAAAGAATAAGCGTGCGGAATTGGACAGACCGGTTCGTCAGGCATTTCATCAGTTCCCAAGCTTTGTCAAACTGTTGTCAGAAAACGGATATCTGGCACATCAGTCTGGAAAATGGTGGGAGGGAGCCTGGGAAGATGGCGGGTTCACGCACGGCATGACCCATGGCGATCCCAAACGAGGCGGCCGTCACGGGGACGAAGGACTGAAAATCGGACGCACGTCTATGGAACCAGTCACAGATTTTATTGACATGGCAACTGCGCAAAAGAAACTATTCCTTATTTGGTATGCACCTTTCCTGCCCCACACCCCGCACAATCCTCCGCGGCGAATTTTAGAGAAGTACATGCAGGCGGGACACGAACCTGATGTTTCAAAATATTATGCCATGTGCGAATGGTTCGATGAAACCTGCGGAGAATTACTCAACCATCTGGAGGAAACGGGACAAACCCAAAACACGATTGTGATTTATATCTGTGATAATGGCTGGGCCGCAGCAAGTACGAATGCGAACGATCCCAACCAGAAGTTGTGGTCGCAATACGCGCAACGATCAAAAGGCTCTCCATACGATCTGGGTGTTCGCACCCCCATCATGATTTCATGGCCGGGACATGTGAAGCCAGCACACGTTCAGGACTTGGCACATGCGATCGATATTTTCCCCACCATTGCAGCGGCAACGGGGCTCAATCCACCACCCAGTCTTCCTGGTATCAATCTGCTGGATGAGAAAAGGCGATCAGATCGAAATACTGTATTCGGTGTCTGTAATTCGGTCCATAATATGTCGCCGGGTCATCCCGATGAAACATTGCAATACCTCTGGTGTGTGCATGAAGACTGGAAACTTCTTGTTCGCTTTGAGGGCAAGGATACGACACAGTATCGGAATCTCCACATTTGGGATCAATCTCCAGTCAGGTTATACAATCTCAAAGACGATCCGCATGAAGAAAACGATTTGTCATCTTCCCATCCGGAAATCGTGCAACAGCTGAAATCGAAGATCCATAACTGGCATCCGGTTGAGGAATAG